In one Brevibacillus choshinensis genomic region, the following are encoded:
- a CDS encoding MDR family MFS transporter: MHWRSWDLNLKVRLFGELITHTFFWMYFPFMALYFSDSFGKDVAGVLLMVPPLLGMLSNLFGGYLADKVGRKPTMLLSLCTSSLMFAVFAFSGSPLVDYFAFIGIGIAGSLYWPASSAMVADLTTEEDRRLVFATFYTAMNIGVVAGPVLGSFFFVHYRFELLLVCTVIELLFACAIFFLVKETLPVEVRKEKAKERFSLTQQFKGYAVIFRDKVFALYIGAGILVAIAFMQLDMYMALYVKEHVTNQPLLWWGDWTFTVGGTSAFGWLMGLNGLLVVLFTLPVTRWFQHWSDRNSMVISSVLYGFGMFLMAFTANIWLLFGCMTILTLGELIRTPVAQSFISKYAPEDARGQYMGASSLQFSIGRFIAPLTIGISQWLSPVGVFGIILAVSLFSAYLYIRLFRMIPEEQHSSSQS, from the coding sequence ATGCATTGGCGTTCATGGGATTTGAATTTAAAAGTGCGTTTGTTCGGCGAACTGATTACTCACACCTTTTTTTGGATGTACTTTCCGTTTATGGCACTATACTTCAGCGACTCGTTCGGAAAGGACGTCGCGGGCGTTTTGCTGATGGTTCCACCGCTTTTGGGTATGCTGTCCAACCTGTTCGGAGGCTATTTGGCTGACAAAGTAGGTCGTAAGCCGACCATGCTGCTATCACTCTGTACGTCTTCGCTCATGTTTGCGGTGTTTGCTTTTTCCGGGTCTCCCCTAGTCGATTATTTTGCATTCATCGGAATTGGCATTGCAGGCTCGCTCTACTGGCCTGCCAGCTCCGCGATGGTGGCAGACTTGACGACGGAGGAAGATCGTCGACTTGTTTTTGCTACCTTTTACACGGCAATGAACATAGGGGTAGTCGCAGGACCTGTACTTGGCTCGTTCTTCTTTGTGCATTACCGCTTTGAACTGTTGCTCGTCTGTACGGTCATCGAGCTACTCTTCGCCTGTGCCATCTTCTTTCTGGTAAAGGAAACCCTGCCCGTAGAAGTACGCAAGGAGAAAGCCAAGGAACGCTTCTCCCTCACCCAGCAATTCAAGGGATACGCGGTCATTTTCCGTGACAAAGTGTTTGCTCTCTACATTGGCGCCGGCATCCTCGTAGCCATCGCCTTTATGCAACTGGATATGTACATGGCTCTATACGTCAAAGAGCATGTAACCAATCAACCGCTGCTCTGGTGGGGAGACTGGACATTTACTGTCGGCGGGACCAGTGCATTCGGCTGGCTGATGGGACTGAACGGCTTGCTTGTCGTCTTGTTTACCCTTCCCGTCACCCGATGGTTCCAGCATTGGAGCGACCGAAACAGCATGGTGATCTCGTCGGTCCTGTACGGCTTTGGTATGTTCCTGATGGCCTTTACCGCGAACATCTGGCTGCTGTTTGGCTGTATGACCATCCTGACGCTCGGAGAGTTGATTCGTACTCCAGTGGCTCAGAGCTTTATTAGTAAATACGCACCAGAAGATGCTCGCGGACAATATATGGGGGCTTCGTCTCTGCAGTTTTCCATCGGACGGTTTATTGCTCCCCTGACCATCGGGATCTCTCAATGGCTGTCGCCTGTAGGCGTCTTCGGGATCATTCTGGCGGTCTCCCTGTTCAGCGCGTATCTGTATATCCGCTTGTTCCGCATGATCCCAGAGGAACAGCACTCATCTTCCCAATCGTAA
- a CDS encoding DUF4855 domain-containing protein, with the protein MSKKRMGNRIVAACLAFSTLLATAAPMAGAASDASNTSNATADSGQTEVQNQATTTFTDLGNSYAKEAIDHLASLQIINGQGDGLFYPQKTISRQDIAVLLTKVVGLQPKTAKEASFEDVPVESPYAPYVYGLSELGVMNGRNDSTVGAADPLTRQELAVLLSRLMQASHVAKAASTNTATYSDEEEMAGYAREAIVEVTNQRWMQGANGKFNPLGTVTRAEAAVIAERVLNARYQQAEQAQFKLSTKSVSLMAGTSQRVKVASATGEKLPFTPIFAFDRQELGTILPDGTFVAGPTPGKGNVTVTVGYHTETIPVEITNAPKNDSGDQAVNASEQTTNSKEQTADSTNAASDAASQEASTVDNQKPADEEEAVESAEQDDLVNVAPGSFTSVKTFGPPDSYFQTVEKQYPGPVGGLVTPSEEWTGFNRQFGRKVTVALSQDKPLERIALTFKQQKTSGITLPESMDVEVSRDGKSWSYAGKAVHDVPASEEKQVLRTLSVTLPDVEARYVRVSFPVKVFAFARQLEVWANENSRWEGAVLLPPPSPAQMMEDKKAGNRVENMLLAYSGAYGDRGNWTKEDFLPMVGYRTADGYMRDQMFDTVLFLPYQDMAATKQGWQGYLNDLFGTDRQLDALNSAMREYNRLRGTLYTTPTQENVVLALPYPNMNQTNFGKLADNKPSLSFNPAGIGEEQAYENRKQALEWYFQELQKRWNKAGYSYLKLEGIYWFHELIEDSAPKERDLIRSMAGMVHDEALRFYWIPYYGAPGVGEWKSLYFDYAFLQPNYYSDKPVQLDRIEGVLDTVKKYGMGVEIEGDERMYRDPKFYQTYYNQLVAAHKLGMDKNNVHAYYYGSKTLIQSATSTDQVVRSIYDDTYKWMRGKFDREEYYEANEMP; encoded by the coding sequence ATGAGTAAGAAACGAATGGGAAACCGCATCGTGGCCGCTTGCCTGGCGTTTTCTACGCTTTTGGCCACAGCGGCTCCGATGGCTGGCGCTGCATCGGATGCGAGTAATACGAGCAATGCGACAGCGGATTCTGGACAGACTGAGGTGCAGAATCAAGCCACTACAACGTTCACAGATCTAGGGAACAGCTATGCGAAGGAAGCCATCGATCACTTGGCGTCTCTTCAGATAATCAATGGTCAGGGAGATGGCCTTTTTTATCCACAAAAAACGATTTCCCGTCAGGATATTGCCGTTTTGTTGACTAAGGTGGTCGGATTACAGCCTAAGACAGCAAAAGAGGCGAGCTTCGAGGATGTGCCGGTGGAGAGCCCTTATGCGCCGTATGTCTATGGACTATCGGAGCTTGGTGTCATGAACGGTAGAAACGACAGCACAGTGGGAGCAGCTGATCCCCTGACAAGACAAGAGCTAGCGGTGTTGCTCTCGCGTCTGATGCAAGCAAGTCATGTGGCAAAAGCAGCAAGTACGAATACAGCTACGTACAGTGACGAAGAGGAAATGGCGGGCTATGCTCGTGAAGCGATCGTAGAAGTCACCAATCAGCGTTGGATGCAGGGGGCGAATGGGAAGTTTAATCCGCTCGGAACCGTGACGCGTGCGGAAGCGGCTGTGATTGCTGAGCGCGTATTGAATGCCCGATACCAGCAGGCAGAACAAGCCCAATTCAAGTTGAGCACCAAGAGTGTGAGCTTGATGGCGGGCACCAGCCAGCGAGTAAAAGTGGCGAGTGCTACGGGGGAAAAGCTTCCGTTTACGCCAATCTTCGCTTTTGACCGACAAGAGCTGGGAACGATCCTGCCCGATGGGACATTCGTTGCTGGCCCGACACCGGGAAAAGGGAATGTGACTGTTACGGTGGGCTATCATACCGAGACGATCCCGGTCGAAATTACAAATGCTCCAAAGAATGACTCCGGAGACCAGGCGGTAAATGCTAGCGAACAGACAACGAATTCGAAGGAACAGACTGCTGATTCTACGAATGCAGCTTCTGATGCTGCCAGCCAGGAAGCTTCTACGGTAGATAACCAGAAGCCCGCAGATGAGGAGGAAGCTGTCGAATCGGCTGAGCAGGACGATTTGGTCAATGTGGCTCCGGGTAGCTTTACCTCGGTAAAAACGTTCGGACCACCCGATTCTTATTTCCAAACCGTAGAGAAGCAGTATCCGGGCCCGGTAGGCGGGTTGGTGACGCCATCCGAGGAGTGGACTGGCTTTAACCGTCAGTTCGGTCGGAAAGTGACGGTAGCTTTGTCACAAGATAAACCGCTGGAGCGAATCGCGTTGACCTTCAAACAGCAAAAGACGTCAGGGATTACACTTCCTGAGTCGATGGACGTAGAAGTATCGCGGGACGGCAAATCCTGGTCTTATGCGGGGAAAGCTGTTCATGACGTCCCTGCATCTGAGGAAAAGCAGGTATTGCGTACGCTGAGTGTGACGCTCCCTGACGTAGAAGCACGCTACGTTCGTGTCTCCTTCCCGGTAAAAGTTTTTGCTTTCGCTCGTCAATTGGAAGTCTGGGCGAACGAAAACAGCCGATGGGAAGGAGCGGTGTTGCTGCCGCCACCTAGTCCGGCGCAGATGATGGAAGATAAAAAAGCAGGAAACCGCGTGGAAAATATGCTGCTTGCGTATTCCGGTGCATACGGGGACCGAGGAAACTGGACCAAGGAAGACTTCCTGCCAATGGTCGGCTATCGCACGGCAGACGGTTACATGCGTGACCAAATGTTTGATACAGTCCTCTTCCTGCCGTATCAGGACATGGCTGCAACTAAGCAAGGCTGGCAAGGGTATCTAAATGATCTGTTTGGGACAGATAGACAGCTGGATGCTTTGAACAGTGCTATGCGGGAGTACAATCGTCTGAGAGGGACTTTGTACACGACACCTACACAGGAGAATGTCGTTTTGGCATTGCCATACCCGAATATGAATCAGACCAACTTCGGTAAGCTGGCGGATAACAAGCCATCGCTCTCGTTTAATCCGGCAGGCATTGGTGAGGAACAGGCATACGAGAACCGCAAGCAGGCGTTGGAATGGTACTTCCAGGAGCTGCAAAAGCGTTGGAACAAGGCGGGGTATTCGTACCTGAAGCTGGAAGGCATCTACTGGTTCCATGAACTGATCGAAGACAGTGCTCCAAAGGAACGTGATTTGATCCGCAGCATGGCAGGAATGGTTCATGACGAGGCGTTGCGTTTCTACTGGATTCCGTATTACGGTGCTCCAGGGGTAGGGGAATGGAAATCGTTGTATTTCGACTATGCCTTCCTGCAGCCGAACTATTACAGCGACAAGCCGGTGCAGCTCGACCGTATCGAGGGCGTGCTAGACACCGTGAAGAAGTATGGGATGGGTGTAGAAATAGAAGGGGATGAGCGGATGTATCGTGATCCCAAGTTCTATCAGACTTATTACAACCAGCTCGTGGCCGCCCACAAGCTCGGAATGGATAAAAACAATGTCCATGCGTACTATTACGGCTCCAAGACATTGATCCAGTCGGCAACCAGCACCGATCAGGTCGTACGTAGCATATACGATGATACGTACAAATGGATGCGAGGTAAGTTTGACCGGGAAGAGTATTACGAGGCAAACGAAATGCCGTAA